One genomic segment of Drosophila melanogaster chromosome 3R includes these proteins:
- the pps gene encoding protein partner of snf, isoform B produces the protein MSSSVFTEAPSARPAAAEADSNLVVVYSKSGISFDERAIGNIMEEKSISTISVVRITSPTPSMVDQEEDERLEELANFMETATDSELDSDNGSQSGGDNASEMDEHDEENHNTGDDNNSDSTETEADAPRTRKRVGRKPKAIKKRKRRKPKERPQIVGLRVEQFYADNTADMVVKNALKLAGVSVYKRTAETDALMEVIRNDHNYTPFTSPEQLKNHKRDEKMAMEMQAQSRKIIMQAPGSVKLINAKKRVQAIPLSPVQVKVQRLPVKPHQVQQAAQLQPKVQLIRKPIHSPLPRQKPEIIANNSVNARLRPTRAPVKVIAPPVQEYIEDDDDAQSSDSAEEENADKAYDSEEMSEESDEFQESDNDRDSDMDFDMRHSNRRNPNKRKRVRKVVRQTPSKPMKPLPPPPTTPQHFPELKKRKEVLEPKAPQIGQIIQMPATKSVPAVFALGRGLPSTSFLKIRPTHQSLPVKRPPLPTTPANSNVRRMPAVQLGRIVNSPQEVKEIIINKNMASPKGVFTNLNTLLGEDNNAATKSSPVPLRHRAVMSPSTPRSSYNQQMSPIVVPVPAQAHTPSKGFMPIGVDTAQSHKLPAQIVIETHQSSSELAAENDKQLDLINSIVQDELLKSTLVEQPVVNADEDIPKLVKMLESTAADLDPPPVSLPTNIFPAPEMQGVGNAAAADPNNIMDTANEDEITADFLQHVVGLIEEDKQFEAEVVKQVLASTEPGTLDAIVSMPTSIEPVDVPQVQAHTNLLPNASLTEPAQSMTSLPIACSTPSRSVAASTPPTSAKVVRGYGRVIYLPPIEAPTTRAKRRAQFPSAPGMAATSSSDAGNLSFGESSLDASINQPLNTSSLSNDSQPGSGPKRPNPREPSMARRSTAPRRSKKLDASQNNDPDASESQEDDDDPNKLWCICRQPHNNRFMICCDLCEDWFHGTCVGVTKAMGTDMENKGIDWKCPKCVKRQEERSQPRITDMLVTRPTTQPEQRPSETKVLTTTAEIVQVAAPSAPRRTLPVVLTVASSPMRIPMAKPAKKFPTGAISHQQQQQLNFIRLGPSPGKRISETLCVVCKRPASTSSVYCGEECIRKYAQSAIQAHAATKGPLPQNAGAQSLLNNSFDAKKNKKKDLFEDVLRQADTVSKVERINVFERKSGRVITGHMAPSAHQFRKWLQENPSFEVLPSGTVQSADAEKRLLKGAPEAATSTSEPAVLGVAKKPPEGPAKLSHPQNTTVQASHQLGISSVRPLAKKDKEKTTPTVQAPTPNRIAAGKPEPVRIGIRRSLREQLLARIKEAQAAEENSGQPTTQWPTVLEVDQFVKNVELEMFNSFGRDVGAKYKAKYRSLMFNIKDRKNRTLFEKICAKQVEPRQLVRMTPEQLASQELAKWREEENRHQLDMIKKSELDLLACAQNYVVKTHKGEEVIATKVDVTLPEENVSEASSMADTKQTSLVSEPSTSTLERSTSREKAGSSKEKRHKSHKHHHRKRSRSRSNSRGRSVDKRHRRQHNEGGEQPGSGEREHRSREKQSRERDEIVPSPLPKKRDENDQSPVPKKTAEKKTEASAYNLVDQILESEKTVEQAANLGKPKPSPKPLPTLPSSLKAPEPMDNYSRYLHGLTTSSLWSGTLKMIDLADFEIVMYPVQGNCHQLGNLMPSQMDVIGRITRVNVWEYIKKLKKSPTKEVVIVNIFPASPSETYKFDLFFEYLDSRQRLGVLGVDSDQIRDFYIFPLGSGDKLPPALQTAEPVPFYEEAQRPNTLLGIIVRCLSKRPADAVPSTPSVPTPVPALSSKVAKRSRSSISYPAQSSPKRKISTHSTSSKDDEFDIDAIIKAPIAKLQKTAPKVVPQPSVPNDADEPYSPGGSDDELVPSAPQRPNDLERQVNEINKQIAAQQMEIAGLLKVEPTGSASSSNVLAAISIPANLSKILASIKDKTNLPSSADDGDEEYNPEDDITATSSFASKKPRSKGRLAHLSEAELLSMVPDNLAGVIPRSSRTRHQLAQSPLTPTPLPPPPPPPGV, from the exons AGGAAAAATCGATTTCCACCATTAGCGTGGTGCGGATTACATCGCCCACGCCGAGCATGGTGGACCAAGAGGAAGACGAACGGCTGGAGGAGCTGGCGAACTTTATGGAAACTGCCACCGACTCGGAGCTGGACAGTGACAATGGCAGCCAAAGTGGTGGCGATAATGCCAGTGAGATGGATGAACACGACGAGGAGAACCATAACACCGGTGACGACAACAATAGCGACTCCACGGAGACGGAAGCCGATGCCCCGCGCACACGCAAGCGAGTTGGCCGAAAGCCCAAGGCCATCAAAAAGCGAAAGCGACGCAAACCCAAGGAGCGTCCACAAATTGTGGGTTTGCGAGTGGAGCAGTTTTATGCGGACAACACGGCTGATATGGTTGTGAAAAATGCACTGA AGCTTGCCGGAGTTTCCGTCTACAAAAGGACTGCGGAGACAGACGCTCTTATGGAAGTTATTCGAAATGACCACAACTACACACCGTTTACCTCGCCAGAGCAGCTGAAGAACCACAAGCGCGATGAGAAGATGGCCATGGAAATGCAGGCCCAAAGCCGCAAAATCATAATGCAGGCACCGGGCAGTGTCAAGCTAATCAATGCCAAAAAACGAGTCCAGGCCATACCCTTAAGCCCGGTGCAGGTCAAGGTCCAGAGACTGCCAGTCAAGCCCCACCAAGTTCAGCAGGCAGCGCAGCTGCAACCGAAAGTGCAGCTGATCCGCAAGCCCATCCATTCGCCACTGCCAAGACAGAAGCCAGAGATTATCGCGAACAATTCGGTCAATGCCAGGCTGAGGCCCACTCGTGCTCCAGTCAAAGTGATTGCTCCGCCTGTGCAGGAATACATcgaagatgatgatgacgcCCAAAGCTCGGATTCCGCCGAAGAGGAAAATGCCGACAAGGCCTATGATTCGGAGGAAATGAGTGAGGAGAGCGATGAGTTCCAGGAATCGGACAACGACAGGGACAGTGACATGGACTTCGATATGAGGCATAGCAATAGACGTAATCCGAATAAGAGGAAGCGGGTTAGAAAGGTGGTTAGGCAGACTCCCAGCAAACCAATGAAGCCGCTGCCTCCGCCACCCACAACGCCGCAGCACTTCCCCGAGCTGAAGAAACGCAAGGAAGTTTTGGAGCCGAAGGCGCCGCAAATTGGGCAAATAATCCAGATGCCTGCCACAAAATCAGTGCCCGCAGTGTTTGCCCTAGGCAGAGGTCTTCCAAGCACATCGTTTCTCAAAATCCGGCCCACACATCAATCGCTGCCTGTGAAGAGACCTCCACTGCCAACGACACCGGCCAATTCCAATGTTCGTCGTATGCCTGCCGTGCAATTGGGAAGGATCGTAAACTCGCCGCAGGAAGTTAAAGAGATTATTATCAACAAGAATATGGCCAGTCCCAAAGGAGTGTTTACCAATCTCAACACTTTGCTGGGTGAGGACAACAATGCAGCCACAAAATCTTCGCCAGTTCCACTCCGACACCGGGCCGTCATGTCGCCAAGCACGCCGAGATCGAGCTACAATCAGCAGATGTCGCCAATTGTGGTTCCGGTTCCTGCTCAGGCACATACCCCATCCAAGGGCTTCATGCCCATCGGCGTGGACACAGCTCAGTCGCATAAACTGCCCGCCCAAATAGTAATCGAGACGCACCAGAGTTCCTCCGAGCTGGCAGCAGAAAATGACAAGCAGCTCGATCTGATCAACTCGATTGTGCAGGACGAGCTACTTAAGTCCACGCTTGTGGAGCAGCCGGTAGTAAATGCGGACGAGGATATACCGAAACTGGTTAAGATGCTGGAGAGTACAGCGGCGGATCTAGATCCGCCACCAGTGTCCTTGCCTACGAATATTTTTCCAGCTCCCGAGATGCAGGGAGTGGGaaatgcagctgcagccgATCCGAATAATATAATGGATACGGCGAATGAGGATGAGATTACAGCTGATTTTCTCCAGCACGTGGTCGGTCTCATCGAGGAGGACAAACAGTTTGAGGCCGAGGTGGTTAAGCAAGTATTGGCTAGTACAGAGCCCGGAACCCTGGACGCCATCGTATCTATGCCTACGTCCATTGAGCCCGTAGACGTGCCGCAAGTACAG GCACACACGAACCTACTGCCGAATGCAAGTCTTACGGAGCCCGCACAATCGATGACCTCATTGCCGATTGCCTGCAGTACACCCTCGAGGAGCGTGGCAGCAAGCACTCCGCCCACCTCCGCGAAGGTTGTGCGCGGCTACGGTCGGGTCATATACCTGCCTCCCATTGAAGCCCCCACCACGCGGGCCAAGCGACGAGCACAGTTTCCTTCAGCTCCGGGCATGGCTGCGACCAGTTCCAGTGATGCAGGCAACCTGTCGTTTGGTGAATCTTCGTTGGATGCGAGCATCAATCAGCCGCTCAATACCAGCAGCCTGAGCAATGACAGCCAGCCGGGAAGTGGGCCGAAACGACCCAATCCTAGAGAGCCATCGATGGCCAGACGTTCAACGGCACCCAGAAGATCAAAGAAGCTTGATGCAAGTCAGAACAATGATCCCGACGCTTCAGAGTCTCAGGAGGATGACGATGACCCCAACAA gCTCTGGTGCATTTGTCGTCAGCCACACAACAATCGTTTCATGATCTGCTGCGATTTGTGCGAGGATTGGTTCCACGGCACATGCGTGGGGGTGACCAAGGCGATGGGCACAGATATGGAAAACAAGGGCATCGACTGGAAGTGCCCCAAATGCGTTAAAAGGCAGGAGGAGAGG AGCCAACCACGAATAACAGACATGTTGGTCACCAGACCAACCACTCAACCTGAGCAGAGGCCGAGTGAAACCAAAGTACTAACTACGACAGCAGAAATTGTTCAGGTCGCGGCTCCTTCGGCTCCCAGAAGAACACTACCGGTGGTCTTAACTGTAGCCAGTTCCCCCATGCGTATTCCAATGGCAAAGCCGGCCAAAAAGTTCCCAACCGGTGCAATCtctcaccagcagcagcagcagctgaacTTTATCAGACTGGGCCCATCACCTGGCAAACGAATTTCGGAGACGTTATGTGTGGTCTGCAAGCGACCGGCGAGCACCTCTTCCGTCTATTGTGGCGAAGAGTGCATCCGGAAGTATGCCCAAAGTGCAATTCAAGCACATGCTGCTACCAAAGGCCCATTGCCACAGAATGCCGGTGCTCAGTCTTTGCTGAACAACTCCTTCGATGCCAAAAAGAACAAGAAGAAGGACTTGTTTGAGGACGTGCTGAGGCAAGCGGACACTGTGTCAAAAGTGGAACGG ATTAATGTGTTTGAGCGTAAAAGTGGTCGGGTTATCACCGGGCACATGGCCCCTTCTGCACATCAGTTTCGGAAATGGCTTCAGGAGAATCCCTCCTTCGAGGTGCTGCCCTCAGGAACCGTTCAGTCAGCCGACGCAGAGAAGCGTTTGCTGAAAGGGGCACCGGAAGCCGCCACCTCAACTTCAGAACCCGCCGTGCTAGGAGTTGCAAAAAAGCCACCTGAAGGTCCTGCCAAATTGTCCCATCCCCAAAACACCACAGTTCAGGCAAGCCACCAACTTGGAATCTCTTCCGTGCGTcctttggccaaaaaggataaAGAGAAGACAACACCTACAGTACAGGCGCCAACCCCTAATCGTATCGCAGCGGGCAAACCCGAGCCGGTTCGAATCGGCATCCGGCGATCACTCAGGGAGCAACTACTAGCGCGAATCAAAGAAGCTCAGGCTGCCGAGGAGAACTCTGGCCAGCCAACGACTCAGTGGCCGACCGTACTTGAGGTGGATCAGTTTGTCAAGAACGTGGAGCTGGAAATGTTCAACTCGTTTGGCCGAGACGTGGGAGCCAAGTACAAGGCCAAGTATCGATCGCTTATGTTCAACATAAAGGATCGCAAGAACCGAACGCTTTTCGAAAAGATTTGTGCCAAGCAAGTGGAGCCCAGGCAGTTGGTGCGGATGACGCCGGAACAGCTGGCCAGCCAAGAGTTGGCCAAGTGGCGGGAGGAGGAAAACCGTCACCAGTTGGATATGATCAAGAAATCGGAGCTGGACTTGTTGGCATGTGCCCAAAACTATGTGGTGAAAACACACAAGGGAGAGGAGGTAATCGCCACCAAAGTGGATGTTACGCTGCCCGAAGAGAACGTTAGTGAAGCATCATCTATGGCGGACACAAAACAGACGTCGCTGGTCAGTGAGCCGTCTACCTCCACACTGGAACGTTCCACGTCCAGGGAAAAGGCGGGTTCATCGAAGGAAAAGCGACACAAGAGCCACAAGCATCATCATCGAAAGCGCAGTCGAAGTCGTTCCAATAGTCGGGGTCGAAGCGTCGATAAGCGCCATCGCAGGCAGCACAACGAAGGAGGAGAGCAGCCAGGCAGCGGGGAGCGTGAGCATAGATCGCGTGAGAAACAGAGCCGGGAAAGGGATGAGATCGTTCCATCACCCTTGCCCAAGAAGAGGGACGAAAACGACCAATCGCCGGTACCCAAAAAGACGGCGGAAAAGAAAACCGAGGCGAGTGCTTACAACTTGGTTGATCAAATTCTGGAATCGGAGAAAACAGTCGAGCAGGCGGCGAATCTAGGCAAACCAAAGCCGTCACCCAAGCCACTTCCAACGCTTCCGAGTTCTTTGAAGGCACCTGAGCCAATGGACAACTACTCCCGCTACTTGCACGGCCTGACGACGAGTTCACTGTGGTCCGGTACTCTCAAGATGATCGATTTGGCCGACTTCGAAATCGTCATGTACCCCGTGCAGGGTAACTGCCATCAATTGGGTAACCTGATGCCAAGTCAGATGGACGTAATCGGTCGCATAACCCGCGTTAATGTCTGGGAATATATCAAGAAGCTAAAGAAGAGTCCCACAAAGGAAGTGGTCATTGTGAACATATTCCCCGCCTCGCCCAGCGAAACGTATAAGTTTGATCTCTTCTTCGAATACCTGGACTCGCGTCAGCGTCTGGGCGTCCTGGGCGTGGACTCGGATCAGATACGCGACTTTTACATATTCCCCTTGGGTAGCGGCGATAAGTTGCCACCAGCGCTGCAGACCGCGGAGCCAGTTCCCTTCTACGAAGAAGCGCAAAGACCCAACACGCTGCTCGGCATCATTGTGCGGTGTCTCAGCAAGCGACCTGCAGACGCTGTGCCATCGACTCCGTCTGTGCCTACTCCGGTTCCCGCCCTCAGTAGCAAAGTGGCAAAG AGATCTCGCAGCTCGATCTCGTACCCGGCGCAGAGCAGTCCCAAACGCAAGATCAGCACACACTCCACCAGCTCCAAGGACGATGAGTTCGATATCGATGCCATTATCAAGGCGCCCATTGCTAAGCTGCAGAAAA CTGCCCCGAAGGTGGTGCCACAGCCATCGGTGCCGAACGACGCCGATGAACCCTACTCGCCTGGTGGCTCCGACGACGAACTGGTGCCAAGTGCTCCGCAAAGGCCGAACGATCTGGAACGGCAGGTGAACgaaatcaacaaacaaatagCTGCGCAACAAATGGAAATTGCCGGCCTGCTTAAAGTGGAGCCCACA GGATCCGCGTCCTCATCCAATGTGCTAGCCGCCATATCAATACCCGCAAATCTTTCAAAGATCCTGGCCAGCATCAAGGACAAGACTAATCTGCCTTCCAGTGCTGATGATGGAGACGAGGAATACAATCCCGAGGACGACATCACCGCAACCAGTTCATTTG CATCGAAGAAGCCGAGGAGCAAAGGCCGTTTGGCGCATCTAAGTGAAGCTGAGCTTCTTAGCATGGTGCCGGACAATCTGGCAGGCGTGATTCCCAGATCGTCTAGGACCCGCCACCAGCTTGCTCAGTCGCCGCTCACACCAacaccactaccaccaccgccgccgccgccgggTGTTTAG